The Desulfonispora thiosulfatigenes DSM 11270 genome segment CTCGAACCTATTAAAATTGGTGATTTAGAATTAAAAAATAGATATGTAATGGTAGCTATGGGTCCCGAATTAGGAAACTTTACGGAGAGAACAAATGAATATTATATAAGAAGGGCTAAAGGTGGAGCGGCTATGATTATGACTAATGTTATAGCTACCGAAGAAATTGATGGATCTGGTCCTTCTTCTACTTTAACCGAAGAGAGCTTTTTAGGATTTAAAGATTTAGTAGATAGAGCACATGAATATGATTGTAAGGTATGCATTCAAATCATGCCTGGAATAGGACTAGGAACTAAGGCAAAACATAGGGAAAAACCAGCTTCTGTTTCTGATACTCCTTTATATCCAGGTGCAGACATAAATTTTCATGAACTGACAAAAGAAGAAATTAAATTTATTCAAACTGAAGTATCTAAGACTCTATTACTTGCCAAAAAGGCAGGAGTAGATGCTGTAGAAATTCATGCCTATGGTGGATACTTAACGGATAAATTCATGACGGAAAAATGGAATAAAAGGACAGATGAATATGGTGGAAGTTTTGAAAATAGAATGAGATTTTTAAATGAAATCATTGATAATACCAAAAAAGATTTAGGAAATGATTATCCACTGATAGTTAAATTTACGCCAGATCATTTCTTGCCTGTAGAAGAAGGGTATAGGGGAATAGATGAGGGAATTAAAATAGCTAAAATGCTGGAAGAAAAGGGTATTCATTGTCTTCATGTTGATGCTGGATGTCATGATAATTGGTATATGGCAATGCCTCCAGTATATCAGCAAGAAATGGCTCCTCAAATGATATCGTCTCGTATCATAAAGGATGTAGTTAATGTTCCTATAATTTCAAATGGCAGATTAGGTGATATATCAAAGGCAAAGGCAGCGTTAGAGAACAATTGGCTAGATATAGTAGGAGTAGGCAGAGAATTTTTAGCAGATCCAGACTTTCCTAATAAAATAGCTAATAATAGAGCTGATGAAATTTGTAAATGCATATCTTGTAATGAAGGGTGTATTAAAAGTGTAAGTGAAGGAAGACATATTGATTGTGCTGTAAATCCCATAGCAGGGTATGAAGGAATAAAAGAAATTTTTAAAGCAGACTCTCCAAAAAAGGTTTTAATAATAGGAGCTGGTCCTGGAGGATGCCAAGCTGCTATTTCTGCTAAGTTATCTGGACATGATGTGGAAATTTGGGAAAAGCAAGGGCATATAGGAGGAAACTTTTACAATGCTTGTATGCCACCGTTTAAAAGAGATGGATCTTATCTTTTAGATTATTATAAAACAATGATAGATAAATTAAATATCAGAATTAAGTTTACGAAAGAAGCTACAGCTGAGGAAGTATTAAAATACAATCCCGACAAAGTAGTAAACGCAACTGGTGGTAGCTCTATAAGGCCTAAGTCTATACCAGGAATAGATAAAGCTCATGTAACTACCGCTACAGAAGTGCTTCAAAACAAGGCTTTAGTAGGTGATAATATTGTCATAATCGGGGCAGGTCTTGTGGGATGTGAAACAGGGATAGTACTAGCTCATAAAGGTAAAAAGGTAACTATTATTGAAATGGCAGACAAAATATTACCAGAACCTGTATTTATTCAAAACTTAATGATGTTAACACAGTTATTGAATCATTCTAATATAAAGACCAGTGTTTCAAGTAAATTAATCGAAATCAAAGACAGTTCCATAATAATAAGCAAAAATGGAAAAGAAAAAGAAATATCCTGCGATAGTGTAGTACTAGCCATGGGTTTTTCACCAAACATTAATATATTTGAAAGTTTAAAAGATAAAGTAGATATTGTAAATATTGGAGATAGTATCAAAGCTAGAAAGGTTTTAGATGCAGTAAAAGAAGCGCATGATGTAGCTTTAAATATTTAGATGTATCTATAAAATTAGAATTAACGAACGTACTAAGTAAATTGTAGATGTAATTAAACAAAATTTATGGATAATATAAATTTTCTTTAATTAAACTAAGGAATTTTAAATCTGATGTCGAAGCTTTATAGTATAGAATAATCTATTTTAATAACGTCTAAAATATTTGGAGGTGTATTATGAGATTAGAGGGAAAGGTAGTTTTACTCACCGGAGCTAGTTCAGGAATGGGAAAAGATATGGCATTACTATTTGCAAAAGAAGGCGCAAAGGTAGTTGCTGTAGCAAGAAGAAAGAGTAAACTAGATGAGTTATCTAATGAAGCAACTGGCTTACCGGGGGAGGTAGTTGCACTAGAAGGTGACGTTACACAGGATGCGGATATCGATCATATGGTAGAATATACAATGGATAAGTACAAAAGAATAGATGTGCTTGTAAATAATGCAGGTATAATTGATAATTTTACCCCATTAGGTGAACTTAATGATGAACTTTGGGATAAGGTGTTAAATGTAAATCTTACAGCTCCGATGAAGCTTTCTAGAAAAGTACTATCTATAATGTTAAATCAAGAAAAAGGAAATATCATAAATATATCTTCTTTAGGTGGACTATATGGTAGCAGAGCTGGTACTGCCTATACAGCATCTAAATTTGGTCTTATTGGAATTACCAAAAATATAGCTTATATGTATGCAGAAAAAGGAATAAGATGTAATGCTATTTGTCCAGGTGGCGTAGAAACGGAAATTCTAAGCAAACTAGAGCCTAGTAAATTTGGCATGGAACGAGTAATGAAGGGTGCTACAAATAATATAAGATCTGGTACAGGAAAAGAAATAGCAAATATAGCTCTATTTTTAGCTTCTGATGAATCAAGCTTTGTAAATGGTGATCAAATAGTAGCAGATGCTGGCTGGACTGCATATTAATAAAAATATAACTAGTATTAAAAAGGCATCTACAATTAAACTGTACCGACCCCCAAAAGTTAGACCAAAAATCTAACAATTGGAGGTCGGTATTTTTATGGCTGCATACAGTTATGAGTTTAAAAAGAAAGTTGTAGATGCATATTTACGTGGCGAAGGAGGTTATACTTTTTTAGCAGAAAAATATGGAGTAAAAAACAGAAGACAAGTTCTCAATTGGGTACATTACTACGAAGAACTTGGTGATGATGGATTAAAACGTTCAAGAAAGAACGAAGCTTATTCTTTTGAATTTAAGCTTGGTGTGGTAGAGTCTTATTTAACAAGTGAGGTATCTTATCAGGAACTGGCTCTTTCGATAGGGATTAATAATAATGCTCTTATCGCTAGGTGGGTAAATGATTATAGAGCGGCTGGTCCTGATGCCTTAAGAGATAAGAAACGTGGGAGAAGGGCTAAAATGAATTCATCAGGTAAGGCTGTTAAT includes the following:
- a CDS encoding NAD(P)/FAD-dependent oxidoreductase, which produces MKVLEPIKIGDLELKNRYVMVAMGPELGNFTERTNEYYIRRAKGGAAMIMTNVIATEEIDGSGPSSTLTEESFLGFKDLVDRAHEYDCKVCIQIMPGIGLGTKAKHREKPASVSDTPLYPGADINFHELTKEEIKFIQTEVSKTLLLAKKAGVDAVEIHAYGGYLTDKFMTEKWNKRTDEYGGSFENRMRFLNEIIDNTKKDLGNDYPLIVKFTPDHFLPVEEGYRGIDEGIKIAKMLEEKGIHCLHVDAGCHDNWYMAMPPVYQQEMAPQMISSRIIKDVVNVPIISNGRLGDISKAKAALENNWLDIVGVGREFLADPDFPNKIANNRADEICKCISCNEGCIKSVSEGRHIDCAVNPIAGYEGIKEIFKADSPKKVLIIGAGPGGCQAAISAKLSGHDVEIWEKQGHIGGNFYNACMPPFKRDGSYLLDYYKTMIDKLNIRIKFTKEATAEEVLKYNPDKVVNATGGSSIRPKSIPGIDKAHVTTATEVLQNKALVGDNIVIIGAGLVGCETGIVLAHKGKKVTIIEMADKILPEPVFIQNLMMLTQLLNHSNIKTSVSSKLIEIKDSSIIISKNGKEKEISCDSVVLAMGFSPNINIFESLKDKVDIVNIGDSIKARKVLDAVKEAHDVALNI
- a CDS encoding SDR family oxidoreductase; its protein translation is MRLEGKVVLLTGASSGMGKDMALLFAKEGAKVVAVARRKSKLDELSNEATGLPGEVVALEGDVTQDADIDHMVEYTMDKYKRIDVLVNNAGIIDNFTPLGELNDELWDKVLNVNLTAPMKLSRKVLSIMLNQEKGNIINISSLGGLYGSRAGTAYTASKFGLIGITKNIAYMYAEKGIRCNAICPGGVETEILSKLEPSKFGMERVMKGATNNIRSGTGKEIANIALFLASDESSFVNGDQIVADAGWTAY
- a CDS encoding helix-turn-helix domain-containing protein; amino-acid sequence: MAAYSYEFKKKVVDAYLRGEGGYTFLAEKYGVKNRRQVLNWVHYYEELGDDGLKRSRKNEAYSFEFKLGVVESYLTSEVSYQELALSIGINNNALIARWVNDYRAAGPDALRDKKRGRRAKMNSSGKAVN